The nucleotide sequence GCCACCAGCGGACCGCGCGGCAGCGGCGGGGTCCGGCTGTCGGTGGCCAGCCGGGCCACCGCGGGGATCCGCCGGACAGCGGCCAGCACGGCCCGCCGGACGACGGCGCCGCCACGGCCGCCACCGGTCATCAGCGCGCCCAGCAGCAGCGCCACCCGGATCAGCGCGCGGGCGTGCGGCTCCCGTTCGGCCTGGTAGGTGTCCAGCAGCGTGTCCGGCGCCTCCCCGCGCAGCACGGCGGCGAGCTTCCAGGCCAGCTGGTGGACGTCGCGCAGCCCGAGCCCCAGCCCCTGGCCGACGAACGGCGGGGTGAGGTGGGCGGCGTCGCCGGCCAGCAGCACCCGCCCGGCCCGCCAGCGGTCGGCGACCTGGGCCCGGAACGTGTACTCGACCGCGCGCAGCACCTCGACGTCGGCCGTACGGGCGACGGGCGCCAGGAGCGACGCCAGCCGGTCCGGGCCGGCCAGCTCCGCCGCCGTCTCCCCGGGCGCGAGCCGGAACTCCCAGCGGTAGCGGTCGCCGGTCACCGGCATGAACGTCGCCGCCCGGCGGGGATCGCACACCTGGTGCACGCCCGGCCAGACCGGCAGCGGCTCGGTCGCCCGCGCGTCGACCACCAGCCAGCGGTCGGCGGGGCCCAGATCGCGCATGCGGGCGCCGATCAGCTCCCGGACGGTGCTGTTGGCGCCGTCGCAGCCGAGCACGGCCGCCGCCCGGACGGACCGGTCCGCCCCGGTCCCGCGGTCGGTCCACCGCACGGTCACCCCGCCGGCGTGCTGCTCCAGCCCGGTCACCTCGCCGCCGCGGTGCACCTCGATCCCGGGCGCCGACGCCACGGCCGCGGCGAGCACGGCCTCCAGGTCCGGCTGGTGCACGAAGGAGCCCTGCGGCCACCCGTTGCTGCCGGCGTCCGGGGCTCGGCGGAACTCCGCGAGCACGCGGTGGGCGCCGTCGAGCACCCGCAGCCCGGCCATCGACCGGCAGACCGCGGCCACCTGGTCGGCCACGCCGACGGCCTGCAGCACCCGGAACACCTCGTCGTCGAGGTGCACCGCGCGCGGCAGCGGATACGGCTCGGCGTACCGCTCGACGACGACGACCGGGAGACCACGCCGGGCGAGCAGCAGGGCCGCCGTGAGCCCGACCGGGCCGGCGCCCACCACGACCACCGGGGCGCCGGACACCTCGCCATCATCCCGGCGCCCACCGCCCGTTGCACCGCGACGGGACAACGTTGCATGCTCTGTGCCCGATGTGACGTAGGGCATAGCGTGCGACTCGGACGTGCGCGTTCGCGCATGCGTGAACAGCCCTCGACGAGGAGGTTCCTGTGCCCGTGAACACCCGTGGCGCGATCCTGCGCTCCGCCCCAGGACAGTGGGAAGTCACCGATCTGGTCGCCGACGACCCGCGAACCGGTGAACTGCAGGTCAAGCTGGCCGCATCCGGCATGTGCCACTCGGACGACCACATCGCCACCGGCGACATGCCGGTCGGCCACTACCCCTTCCTCGGCGGCCACGAGGGCGCGGGCGTGGTCACCGCCGTCGGCCCCGGCACCAAGGACTTCAAGGAGGGCGACCACGTGGTCTTCTCCTTCCTCCCCGGGTGCGGTCGCTGCCGGTACTGCGCGAACGGGCAGCAGTACATCTGCGACTCGGGTGCCAACCTCCTGATCGGCTCCCGCTGGGACGACGCCGAGAGCTTCCGCTTCCAGACCTCCGACGGCACCCCGGTCGGCCAGATGTGCGGGCTGGGCACGTTCGCCGAGGTGACCACCGTCGACGTCCGCTCCACGGTCAAGATCCCCGACGACATCCCGCTCGACGTCGCCTGCCTCGTCGGCTGCGGCGTCGGCACCGGCTGGGGCACGGCCGTGCAGGCCGGCGAGGTGCGCGCCGGCGACACGGTGATCGTCATGGGTATCGGCGGCATCGGGATCAACGCGGTCCAGGGTGCGGCGCACGCCGGGGCCAGCCATGTCATCGCCGTCGACCCCATCGACTTCAAGCGCGAGAAGGCGATGGAGCTCGGCGCCACCCACGCCTTCGCGAGCATCGAGGAAGCGGCCGACTTCGGCCGCAGCGTCACCAACGGGCAGGGCGCGGACAAGGTGCTGATCACCGTCGGCGTGCTGAAGGGGGAGCACGTCGCCCAGGGGGTCGAGGCGCTCGGCAAGGGCGGGCGGGTCGTCATCACCGGCCTCGGTGACCTCACCGACGTCGGCATCCCGATCAACCCCAGCATGCTGGCGCTGTTCACCAAGGAGATCCGGGGCGCGCTGTTCGGCGACCAGAACCCTAGCGCCGACATGCTGAAGATGCTGCGGCTCTACCAGGAGGGGAACCTCAAGCTCGACGAGCTGATCACCAAGCGGTACAAGCTCGACGACATCAACCAGGGCTACGAGGACCTGCACGCGGGCAAGAACATCCGCGGCGTGATCGTCTACGACTGACCCCGCGCCGCCCAGGCATAGGAACCTTCACCTACGTCCGGTGGCGTCATCGCACAGGTGAAGGTTCCTATGCCTGCGGCAGGAGGATCGTGACCGCCACCCGCACCGCTGCCCGGCTGGACGTCGGCGGCATGGTGCGGGTGGCCCGCGACCGCGTGGTCGCCCGCATCCGCGAGGCGGAGGTGGTCGCCGCCGCGCTCTCGGCCGGACGCAACGTCGTGCTGGAGGGCCCACCCGGCACGGGCAAGACGACGCTGCTGCGCTCGCTGGCCGACGGCGCCGGCGTCCCACTGGTGCTGGTGGAGGGCAACGCCGAACTGACGCCCACCCGGCTGGTCGGCCACCACGACGCCTCGCGGGTGCTCACCGAGGACTACCGGCCGGAGAACTTCGTCCCCGGCCCGCTGACCCGGGCGATGACCGAGGGCGCTCTCCTCTACGTCGAGGAGTTCAACCGGGTCCCCGAGGAGACGATGAACGTCCTGCTCGGCGTGCTCTCGGAGCGCGAGATGCACGTCCCCCGGTTCGGCCGCGTAGCCGCTCGTCCCACCTTCCGGCTGGTCGCGGCGATGAACCCGTTCGACGCGGTGGGTACCGCACGGGTGACGCCGGCCCTCTACGACCGCTCGTGCCGGGTCGCGATGGGCTACCAGGACGAGGCCGCCGAGCTCGCCGTCGTCACCTCGGTCACCGAGGGGCCGGCCGAGCTCGTCGCGCGGGCGGTGCGTGCGGTCCGGATCACCCGCGACCACCCCGAGCTGCGCATCGGCGCCTCGGTGCGCGGCGCGATCGACACCGTGCTGATCGCCGTGGAGCTGGCGACGGTCCGGGGCGCGGGATCGGTCGACGAGGACACCGGCCTGGACGCTGCGCTGGCCGCCATGACCGGCAAGGTGACCCTCGGCGACGGCGTGGCCCGCCCGGTGGAGGACGTCGTCGCCGACATCTGGCGCCGGGCGGGTGAGGAGCTGGGAAAAGGCTGACGCCCGAGGCCACCGAGCCCGGGCCCGGGCATCCGCCGCCGCCGGGCCCGGGCGGCGAACCGCCGGGCAGCCCGCCGCCGAAGGTGGTCAGCGACCCCGCCGAGGTCGAGGAGCTGCTCCGCTCCCAGGCCGCGCGCCGCGCCAGCCGCGACCAGCTCTCCCGCAGCAACCCCGACTTCGACGCCGTCTCCCCCGCGGCCGGGCAGCTGGACGCCGCGGCGGTGGCCGACCTCGCCGCCCGCGACCCCGACGCCGCGGCGCGGGTCCTGGCGGCGGCCGCCCGCGCCTTCGACCCGGCGCTGCGGGCCGCGGCCCGGTCGCTGGCCGCCCGGTTCCCGGTCGGCCGGCCCCGGACCGGCGTCGCGGACCGGCCCGGCACCAGCCGGATGGTCACCCGCCGGGAGCCCACCGGCTCCGACGTCGACCTCGACGCCTCGCTGGCCGCCCGCGGCGCCGAGCCGCACTGGCGCGCGGAGCACCTGCACACGCGCGGCTGGCGGTCCACCGGCCGTGCCGTCGTGCTGCTGGTGGACGCCAGCGGCTCGGTGGCCGGCGACGAGCTGGCCGCCGCCGTCCTGACCGCCTCGGCGCTGGTGCAGCGGATGCGGCCGGGCGACGAGCTGGCGGTCGTCGCGTTCTGGTCCAGCGCCGTCGTCCTCCGCCCGATGTCCGCCGACCCGCGGGTCGACCTCGTCGTGGACCGGCTGTGCGACCTGCGCGGCGGCGGCACGACCGACCTGGAGCTGGCGCTGCGGACGGCGGCGGCGCAGCTGGCCCGCTCGCGCGCCGCCGACCGGCAGGTGCTGCTGCTGTCCGACGGCCTGGCCACCGAGAGCCCCGACCCGGTCGACGCCGCCCGGGCGCTCGCGCGCGTCCCGGCCCGGCTGCAGGTCATGGCGTTGTCGGCCGAGGAGGAGGCGACCGTCTCCTGCGCGGCCCTCGCGGCAGCGGGCGGCGGCCGGGTGGCCCCGCTGCACCGCCCCTCCCAGGCCCCCGCGGCCGTGCGCGAACTCCTGGGCTGACTGCCCTGCCGGCCGGGCGCCCCGCTCGGGACGCCCGGCCAGGGGTCACGCTCCCAACTGCTCGAGGTCCAGCGCGTCCTCGGGAGCGGAGATCTCCTCCTGCTCGCCGAAGTCGCTGAAGGTGACCGTGCCCTCCGAGTCGTCCGCGCCGGTCATCTCGAGCGGGTAGGCCGGGTCGTCGTCGGCGACGGTGAGGGTGCTGCCGTCCTCCTGCTCGACGATGCGAACGGGCTCGCCGTCCACCTCCTCCGCGCGGGTCTCCTCGCGGATCTCGCCGTCGGGGTCGCGCAGGTCGTCGGCGAACCCGGCCAGGGTGAAGTCCGCGAACTCGCCGGCGGCCTCCGGGGGCATGAGCACCCAGGTGCCGTCGAACATGCCGAGCGCCTCCTCCGGCATCCCGAAGCCGGCCCAGAACTCGCTCGGGGCCTGCATGAAGACGTCCCCGCCGACGCTGATGATCCCGATCTCGGTGCCGGCGATGGTGAGCGTGCCTGCGGCGTCGTCGCCCTGCAGCTGCAGGTCGACATCCATCTCCTCGCCGTCCTCCGTCATGGTGCCGGAGATGTGCACGGCCCCGGCCTCCTCGAGCGCGTCGGCGGCGGCCGCGGCGACCTCCTCGCCGGACCTGCCCTCGAGCGGGGTGTCACCGCCACAGGCGGAGAGCAGCAGGGCGGCAACGGGCACCCCGGCCGTGGCGGACAGCGATCGGATGCGCATGGATCTCCTTCGACGCGGACGGACCCGGAGCTCCCGGGCCGCGCACATCGTGATCACCCGGGGGGTCGCGCGGGCACCGGGCCGCGGCGTGTCGGGGAACGTCGGACGCCTGCGCGACGTGGGTCGAGTGGGACGGTAGTGCGCAGCACAGCCGGCCCCAGCCGCAGCACACCGTCGGACAGGACCGCGCAGCGCACACCGCCCCTCCCCCGGAGCCCACGGTGGGCCCCCGGGGCCAGCACGGTGTCCATCCAGGCGCAGGGGTTCGCCGGGCGCCCGCCGCGCAGCAGGACGGCGCCCGCGCCGCAGTCGAGCGCGAACTCGCTGCCGCGCAGCGCCTCGACCTCGGCGCCGCGCAGCACCACGTTCCGCCGGGTCAGGAGCGGGTCGAACGGAGCGGCGCCCAGGTCGCCGGCGAGCGCCTCGAGCGACTCCACCGCCAGCACGGTCACCTGCGCGTCCCGGTGCGCGGGCCGGCCGGCGTAGCGGTCGCCGACGATGCCCAGCCCGGCCCGGAGCTCGATCCGCTCCCGGCGGTCCCCCGCCTGGCCGGGCGGCGCCGCCCCGGGCCGCCCGCCGTAGCGGTGCACCGGCGAGGCGAGCAGCCCGACCACCTCGACGTCGTAGCGGTGCGTCAGCGCTCCGCCGTCTCGTGGATGGGGCCCTCCACCTCGGCCAGCCGCCGGCCGGTCCCGCCCCAGCGGCCCTGGATGATCTCCGCCGCGATCGAGACCGCCGTCTCCTCCGGGGTGCGGGCGCCGAGGTCCAGCCCGATCGGCGAGGACAGCCGGGCCAGCTCGTCGTCGGTCAGCCCGGCCTCGCGCAGCCGCGCCAGCCGCTCGTCGTGGGTGCGCCGCGAGCCCATCGCCCCGACGTAGGCCACCGGGGTGCGCAGCGCGACCTCCAGCAGCGGGACGTCGAACTTCGGGTCGTGGGTGAGCACGCACAGCACGGTGCGCTCGTCGATCCGCCCCGCCTCCACCTCGGCCCCCAGGTACCGGTGCGGCCACTCGACGACCACCTCGTGCGCCTCCGGGAACCGCCGAGGGGTGGCGAACACCGGGCGGGCGTCGCAGACGGTCACCCGGTAGCCGAGGAAGGCACCCACGCGCGCGACGGCGGCGGCGAAGTCGATCGCCCCGAACACCACCATGCGGGCCGGCGGGGCGAAGCAGTTCACGAACAGCGTCAGGTCGTCGCCGCGGCGCTCGCCGTCGTGCCCGACGTGCAGCAGCGCGGTGCGCCCGGCCACCAGCATGCCGCGGGCGTCGGCGGCGACGGCGTCGTCGAGCCGCTGCGAGCCGAGCGTCCCCGAGGCCCGGTCGGGCCAGAGCACCAGCCGGCGGCCCAGCCGGTCGTCGGGCCCGGCGACCACGGTGACGACGGCGACCGGCTCGTGCCGCCCGACCGACTCGGCGATCTCCCCCAGTTCGGGGAACGACTCGCGGGAGACCGGTTCCACGAAGACGTCGAGGATCCCGCCGCAGGTCAGCCCCACGGCGAACGCGTCGTCGTCGCTCACCCCGTAGCGCTCCAGGAGGGGGCGGCCGGTCGAGACGGCGTCCCTGGCCTCCTCGTAGACCGCGCCCTCCACGCACCCGCCGGAGACGCTGCCGACCGCGGTGCCGTCGGGGCCGACCAGCATCGAGGCGCCGGCCGGCCGCGGCGCCGAGCGCCAGGTGGCCACCACCGTGCCCATGCCGACGGTCTCCCCCGCCTGCCACCAGCCCACCAGGTCGTCCAGGACGTCACGCACGCGAGATCACTCCCGTCAGCTCTTCGAAGGCGGCCATGCTGTGCCCGGCCACGAAGTGGTCCACCGACGGGAGCGCCGCCTGCATCCCGCCGGTGAGCGGCTCGTACCCGACCCTGCCCTTGTGCGGGTTCACCCACACCACGGCGTGCGCCAGCCGCCGCAGCCGCGCCATCTGCTCGGCGAGCAGCTCGGCGCCGCCGCGCTCCCAGCCGTCACTGCAGACGACGACCACCGCACCACGGGCGGTGCCCCGCTGGCCCCACCGGTCGAGGAACGCCTTGAGCACCTCCCCGAGCCGGGTGCCGCCGGACCAGTCGGGGATGGCCTGCCCGCCGGCGGCCAGGGCCCGGTCGGGGTCGCGCAGCCGCAGCTCGCGGGTGACGCGGGTGAGCCGGGTACCGATCGTGAACACCTCGGTCGACACCGGGCGCGCCCGCACGACCGCGTGCGCGAACCGCAGCAGCGCGTCGGCGTACGGCGTCATCGACCCGGAGACGTCGATCAGCAGCACCACGCGCCGGGGGCGGGGCCGCGCCCGGCGGTGCAGCAACCGGCTGATCTCGCCGCCGTCCCGCAGCGCGCGCCGGACCGTCCGCGCCGGGTGCACCGAGCCGTGCGCGGACGGCCGCCGGCGCCGCGCCGGGCGCATGGGGGCGGCGGGGACCAGCAGGGCGAACAGCCGGCGCAGGTGCTCGCGCTCGGCGTCGGTGAGCCCGGCGACGTCGCGGTGCCGCAGCACCTCGTCACCGCTGGCCCTCGCCGCGAGGTCGGGGGCGTCGCTGTCGTCGCCCTCGCCGGTGCCCGGGTCGAGCGGCGCGCTCGCCGCCAGCCGGGGCGTCGCCTGCGCCGGGGCCGGGGCCGGGCGGGGGCGGCGCCCGGAGAACCAGGCGGCGAAGGCGGTGTCGTAGCGGTCGAGGTCATCCGGGCCCGAGCAGAGCGTCAGCCGCCCGGCCCAGTAGACGGCCGACGGGTCGAGCACGTCGAGCCGGCCGAGCGCGGCGAGCATCGCCTCGACCCGGTCCGGGGAGGCGCCGACGCCGGCGTGGCGCAGCGTGCGGGCGAACCCCAGCACGGTGTCGACGACGTCGCGCTCCACCACCGCCCCGTCAGCCACCGACGAGGGCCTCCGGTGCCAGCGACCGCACCCGCTCGGTGTCCTCCCGGTACTTGAGCACCGCTCCCAGGGTGCGCGCGGCGAGGTCGGGGTCGAGGTCCCGGGCGCCCAGGGTGTGCAGCGCCGTCGCCCAGTCCATGGCCTCGGCGATCCCTGGTGGCTTGAGCAGGTCGAGCGTCCGCAGGTTGGCCGTCGCCCGCGCCACCTCGCGGGCCAGCTGGTCGGTGACCTCCGGCAGCCGGCGGCGCAGGATCGCGACCTCGCGGTCGAAGTCGGGGTGGGCCAGCCAGTGGTAGAGGCAGCGGCGCTTGAGCGCGTCGTGCACCTCGCGGGTGCGGTTGGAGGTGAGCACGACCAGCGGCGGGGTCTGCGCGCGCACCGTCCCGAGCTCGGGGATGGAGATGGTGAAGTCGCTGAGCACCTCGAGCAGGAACGCCTCGAACTCGTCGTCGGCCCGGTCGACCTCGTCGATGAGCAGGACGCTCGGGGAGTCCTCCAGCGCCTGCAGCAGCGGCCGGGCGAGCAGAAAGCGGCGGTCGTAGAGGGAGGCCTCCAGCCGCTCGGGGTCGTCGGCGGCGTGCGCGGCCTCCGCGGCGCGCAGGTGCAGCAGCTGGCGGCCGAAGTCCCAGTCGTAGAGCGCCTGGCTGGCCTCCAGGCCCTCGTAGCACTGCAGCCGGTAGATCGGCCGGCCGGTGACCTGCGCCAGCGCGTGCGCCAGCGCCGTCTTGCCGACGCCGGCCTCCCCCTCGAGGAACAGCGGGCGGTGCATGACCAGCGCGAGGTACGCGGCGGTGGCCAGCCCCTCGTCGGGCAGGTAGCCGGTCGCCTCCAGCGCGGCGGCGAGCTGGTCGGGGCTTCCGGGGACCGTGGGCTCGCTCACGTCCAGCAGCATCCCACCGACAGCCGCCGGGCGGGACCCGGGTGCCCCGGCCGGGCGGCCGCCACGAGCGGCGGGGCACGATGACCCGCATGCCGACGCCGGATCCCGCCCCGACCGACGAGCTCGCCCTCGGCGACGACCTGCGCGCGTTCGTCGACGCCTCGCCCTCCCCGTCGCACGCGGTCGCCGAACTGGTGCGCCGGCTCACGGCCGCCGGGTTCACCGAGCTCGCCGAGGCCGATTCCTGGGCGCCGGCGCCCGGGGGGCAGCACTTCGTCGTCCGGCACGGCAGCCTGATCGCCTTCCGCGTGGGCAGCGGCCCGCTGGCGGAGACCGGCATGCGGCTGGTCGGCGCGCACACCGACTCCCCGACCTTCAAGGTCCGCCCCTACTCCGACGTGCGGCGGGCCGGGTACCGGCTGGTCGGCGTCGAGCCCTACGGCGGCGGGCTCTGGCACACCTGGCTGGACCGGGAGCTGACCGTCGCCGGCCGGCTCGTGCTGCGCTCCGGGTCGCCGGACCGGCCGAGGACGGCGCTGGTGCGCCTGCCCGGCGCCCCGCTGCGGCTGCCCTCGCTGGCCATCCACCTCGACCGGGGGGTGCGCGAGGGCCTGACCCTGGACCCGCAGCAGCACCTGGTGCCGGTGTGGGACCGCGACCTGGACACCGGTCCGGGGCTGACCGAGGCGCTCGCCGCCGCGGCCGGGGTGGCCGCCGACGACGTCGTCGGATCGGACCTGGTGCTGGCCGACACCCAGCCGGCGGCGCGGGCCGGCGCCGACGGCAGCTGGGTGGCCGCGCCGCGCCTGGACGACCTGGCCTGCTGCCACTCGGGACTGCTGGCCCTGCTGGCCGCACCGGCCGGGGCACGCACGCAGCTGCTGGTCTGCAACGACCACGAGGAGGTCGGCAGCGGCTCCATGTCCGGCGCCCGGGGCAGCTTCCTCGAGGACGTCGTCCGGCGGCTGGCCGCCGCGACCGACCCCGCCGATCCCCAGGCGGCGCACCGGGCGCTGGCGCGATCGGTGCTGGTGTCGGCGGACATGGCGCACGCGGTGCACCCCACCCGCGCCGAGCGGCACGAGCCGGCCCACCAGCCGCAGCTCGGCGGCGGCCCGGTGCTGAAGGTGAACGCCAACCAGGCCTACGCGACGGATGCGGCCGGCGCGGGCTGGTTCCGGGAGCGGTGCGCCGACGCCGGCGTCCCGGTGCAGGCGTTCGTGACGCGGGCCGACCTGCCGTGCGGCAGCACGATCGGGCCGCTGACCGCGACCCGGCTGGGCGTGGCCACCGTCGACGTCGGCGCGCCGATGCTGGCGATGCACTCCTGCCGGGAGCTCGCCTCGGCCCACGACGTCCCGTTGATGGTCGGGGCGCTCACCGCCTGCCTGGGCAGCTGAGCGACCCCGGGCACGACAGCGGCGGCCGACCGGAGTCTGGTCTCGGTCGGCCGCCGTGCGTCGCGGTCCCGGCGTAGCCGGGAGTCGATCACATGCGCCGGTCGCGGTCCGTGTCGACGCCCTCGGCCTCGATCTGCTCCTTGCGCACGGTCTCGTTCACGGTGACGTTCTCCGTGTGGCTCTCCTTGCCGAGGCGGACGCGCTCCACCGGCACGGCCTCCTTCTCGACGACCGGGCGCTCGTTGCGGAGGGTCACCTCGTGCTCCTCCTCGCTGATCGCGGGCCCGTCCATCGCCTTGCCGGCGTTAGCGTCGGTGATGGGCTCGCGCTCGAGGGTGACCTCTTCACGGGTCACCGGCACGGTCTCGGTCACGTTCTCGCTCACGACGTACTTGCGCAGCCGGGCCTTCTGCGCGCCCTCGCTGGTCGTGCCGACGACGAGCCGCTCCTCGGAACGCGTCATCGCGTCGTCCGTGGTCGGGCCGGAGGTGTCCCGGCCGACGGTGCCGGTGGTGGTGTCGGTCCGGCCGGTCGTGGTGGTCTCGGTGCGGCCGGTGGTGGTCTCCCCGGTCGTGCCCGTGCCGAGGCCGTAGTACCGGTAGAGCTCCTGCTCCTCCGCGGGGGAGAGGTGCCCGTCGGCGTCGATCTTCGGGGCGTCCTTGACGCGGTCCTTGGTGACCGCCACCGTGACGCCGTCGTTGGTGAGGTTGGCGTCACGGATCGGGACGAAGGACTCCTTGGTCCCGAACAGACCCGTCTTCACGGTGACCCACTCCGGCTGGCCGGTCTCGTCGTCGAGGTAGACCTCCGAGGCGGACCCGATCTTCTGGCCCTCCGTGTCGTACACGTCCTGGCCGATCACGCGGCTGATGGTGTCAGTGCCGATCATCGTCTTCGTCGCTCCTTCACTGAGCTCGGATGGTGTCCGTCGCAGCAATGGGTGACCGAGATGCGCACGACCAAACGAGGCCCACCGGATAGTCACGGGCGCGCAACGTCGTCGTCACCCTCTCCGGCCGCACGGACGGTGGGGTCCGCAGGGGATATGCCCAGGTCAGCGCTGCACCGCGGCGCACAACCGGACCAGCCGTTGCACGAACCAAGACAGCCACCGATCGTCACCCTCCGCGATTACCCGCGGGCCGGGCGTGTCCCACGGAACGGTCGCGCCCGACTCCGCACGCGGATCGGCGCGTCGCCCACGACCGGGGGCGCGCCGTGCTTAGCGTCGTGGGGTGCCTCCCCGCTCGCCCTACGACGACCTCGTCCACCCGCGCACGGTCAAGAAGCCCAGCCCCCAGGTGGAGGCGGAGCACGATCTGGTGGTCGAGGACCCGAGCTCCGGGTTCGTGGGCGCCGTGGTGCGCTGCGAGAAGGACGTCGTCCACCTCGAGGCCCGCAACGGCCGCGTCCGCGCCTATCCCCTGGGACCCGGTTTCTGGGTCGACGGCCGCCCGGTGGTGCTGGTGCGCCCGAAGCCGAAGGCGCCCGCCGGCCCCGCCCGGAGCGCCTCCGGGTCGACCTACGTGGCCGGGGCACGGGCGCGGGTGGCCCGGGAGGGGCGCATCTACGTCGAGGGCAAGCACGACGCCGAGCTGGTCGAGAAGGTCTGGGGCCACGACCTGCGGATCGAGGGCGTCGTCGTCGAGCCGCTGCACGGCGTCGACGACCTGCCGGGCATCGTCCGCGACTTCCGGCCGTCGTCGGGGCGGCGGCTCGGCGTGCTCGTCGACCACCTGGTGACCGGCTCCAAGGAGTCGCGGATCGCCGCGCAGATCACCGGGGACCACGCGCTCGTGGTCGGGCACCCGTTCATCGACATCTGGCAGGCGGTCAAGCCGTCGGTCGTCGGCATCAAGGCCTGGCCGACCGTGCCCAAGGGCGAGGACTGGAAGACCGGCGTCTGCACGCGGCTCGGCTGGGAGGACGACACCGGCTACGTGTGGGCGCAGCGCATCCTCGCCCGGGTGAAGACCTGGACCGACCTCGAGCCCGCCCTC is from Blastococcus sp. HT6-4 and encodes:
- a CDS encoding DUF3097 domain-containing protein; its protein translation is MPPRSPYDDLVHPRTVKKPSPQVEAEHDLVVEDPSSGFVGAVVRCEKDVVHLEARNGRVRAYPLGPGFWVDGRPVVLVRPKPKAPAGPARSASGSTYVAGARARVAREGRIYVEGKHDAELVEKVWGHDLRIEGVVVEPLHGVDDLPGIVRDFRPSSGRRLGVLVDHLVTGSKESRIAAQITGDHALVVGHPFIDIWQAVKPSVVGIKAWPTVPKGEDWKTGVCTRLGWEDDTGYVWAQRILARVKTWTDLEPALIGRVEELIDFVTTD
- a CDS encoding PRC and DUF2382 domain-containing protein: MIGTDTISRVIGQDVYDTEGQKIGSASEVYLDDETGQPEWVTVKTGLFGTKESFVPIRDANLTNDGVTVAVTKDRVKDAPKIDADGHLSPAEEQELYRYYGLGTGTTGETTTGRTETTTTGRTDTTTGTVGRDTSGPTTDDAMTRSEERLVVGTTSEGAQKARLRKYVVSENVTETVPVTREEVTLEREPITDANAGKAMDGPAISEEEHEVTLRNERPVVEKEAVPVERVRLGKESHTENVTVNETVRKEQIEAEGVDTDRDRRM